TCCTATGGAAAAGCAGACTAGGATTGCTTGATGTTTGACTACTCTTCCTGATGGAAAATTTTCATAAATACACACAACATTGTCATTCCCATGGCACCTTGCTTTAAGGCATTTCCTGATTTTTGCTCCAAGATCTTGATCATTCCCAAGTCATGTGGAGCCCATTATGCATATATTCAAACTGGATATTGATAGAAGGAGCATTTTTATGCAAGAGTGTGCACTGCCACTCAAAGATTAGGATTTTAGTAAAGCTGTTGGTGGCTTCATCAAATTGCTGGTGAGGATCAGAATCCTAATCAGACACTTCTCTCTGTAAAATGAAATTTTAGCAACACAGAGAATGGAGAATGGTTTAGAGTTACATTTCTTTGAGTACAACTTCCTCTGGCCCCATTTGTGTTTGTGAGGCTCCCTCAACCACAGGCCCTTCCTCTGACTAGCTCTCCCCACATTTCTAGGATGAGGCAGCAGCCTAATTTCTTTAGATAAAGAGGAATGTTTGTAGTTACTAGCTTCAAGGATTTACAACAAATTTGGAAACTGCTGGCTGCTTAGATTGTGGGTGGTATTTGGGGACTCTTTAGCCACCTACAGCTCTCAAGCTGTTCAAGTGTAATTTGTTATGCTGGGGCTGCATTCATGAACTGAGGGAGGCTGTTCTACCAACTTGAATATTTAGAAGCAGGGGATCCATGGGAGACTTCTGAAGCCAACACTGCTGGCTTGCAAAGCAATGGGATGCCCTGGGAAACTATTGTCATCACATTCCCACAATCCTGGACATTTGAAGTTTGTGGACTCTGTGTAGGGATAGAAAGCTGAGTAACTCTTCCTTCacttgtattttttaattttgtgaCTCACTTCAAGCCTTTTGGAGGTGCTCTAAGAGGGAGAAAGAGATTGAGTCATAACCCAGTTTCCAGAAACCTTAGCAACATAACACAGTCAGAACCTCAGGTATGATAAGcatagtgggaaaaaaaaaaaccctgacagCTATGATATTCCTAAAGATAATTGGGTTTTACTGAGGAATTGTAGCATTAAAGAGTAAAAAATTGCATTATTGACATAAGTGAAGTGAAGAATCTGGTAGAGAAGCAATATCTGAAAGCAATATAAGTAATTTTCCCAGAACCTGATCTTCTAGAAGAATGATTTTACTCATTGAGCTATTGCACAATCTATAAACAGATGAGAATGCTCTGACGGGGGAGAAGGAAGGTGTACAACATAAAGCAAAAATCCGTGACACGCTTGAGTACATTCCCTAGGGGCACACAATGTATGAGTGAGACATCACGCATAGGAAAGGTCAGAAATTGTGAACACAAATCACAAGAAGGAATAAAGAAATCTCCACTCACGGAACACTTTAATGAGATGAAACCTCCCTTCACATCTTTACAGTTTATAGGTATTGACTGTGTCCTGAAAGCCTGCAGAGAGGGGGAGACAGGAGCAGCTTATTTAGACAGTGAGAAGCACAGAGGATTTAAAACTTAAACGTGTCATTACCAAATAGAAAAAATCAATAACTGAAATAATGATGTATATATTTTTCTAAGACTGGGAGAAGAAATCTGCTGGATTGCAGACATGTAGGTGGGAGCCCTACAAAAggcagagcagtgctgctggctgctgcgggcagcGCAGGGTGCAGCGACAGAGAACTCTGGCTCATCACCACTGTTCTGGAGCTGTCTGCTGCCATAAATGTGTTTGGTGAGAGGCCACAGGCAGTTGCCTCTTTGCTGTGTGCTGCTGCCTTTCTCAAATGCTGTGCTCCTTTCTGTGCATCCCTGGCAAAAGCATCACTCTTATTAGTTTGGACAATGGAGCGTCTGTGGAGACAAATCGGTTCTGTGCCGTAGCTAAGGCATCACCTGGATTTAATACTGCTGATAaactcagctgctgctgcacaaggGACACAGATACAAGGAAAGCCTGTGACCCCCAAACCTCACTTTGTTACTCTACAGAGCTGATGTATTTTGCCAGAAAAACCTGACTTGGAAACTGATGTTTTATCCTTTGTTTGATGATATGGATTTGCTGGGAGGGGTTACAGTAAATGAATGTAATCTCTCATTGCAGACATGATGGAGATTGAATAAAATATCTGAATTCATAGCTTCTCTTCCTTCCTTTTGAAGGGGTTAACTCTTAAATATTTGTTTGTGCCTTTACAGAGCTCTAGAGCTTGGTATGGTCATACCAGTCACAAATGTTTAATTTCCACTAAGTTTCTCAATGAGACATTGATAAGAGACAAATTTTCTTACTGCTAGAAACAATTTctggaaaataaattatattttatatatttttctatatttcaGATCTTAAATATTCTTTATAtcttatatatttacatatattatAGTTATTAATCTCTTTTCTTTACACACTGCCCATTcatcaagaaaaaagaaaagcagcataAATACAAATGTATTGGAAATAATTCTAGTTTAGTAGTGTTGATTCATCAGGATATTTTTTACCCATCAGTACTACAGAGAGAAATGTGACTGACTTTAGTGAAATTTGATCCAGCCATTTCAAGAGGTGAACAACAGTATTATATGCacaaaactaaacacaagtgTTTGAAATCTCTGGCTTGCACATTCTCTGTTTAATATGTCACACAAGAAATTGGATAAAGGTAAGAACTGAATTGGTTATCCTAAGGTCCCGAGATGTTCAAGGTAATTAATGTAGTTCAAGAGGGATGAAATGTGGATATACTGTCAGTAATTCAAGACTGGGCATAAATAGTGATGATTTCTTCTGGTTTGAGTGATACAGAGCAGAAAGtttgatatttttaaaacattagGAATCTCTGTCTGGAAAATCTGACCATTTGGAACTACTAGTATTGGTAACCAATACTCTGCTATCTCTTATCACCAGGGCTGGACAGTGACCACTTACACTGTGGTGATCAGCCTTTACTGGTCTATAAAGATCAGTAACACTGGATCCTCACAGTGTCTGAGGGGAGAATGAGACTCCTTGACCCTGACTGGAACTCTGTCAAGAGTAagaattattatctttttaaaatAATACTTCATGAACCCATAGGCCATGGAAGACTAAGGGTCCATAGGTTGAAAATCATTGCTTTGAGAAATGATACTTGCTTCATTCCTGTATTAACTGGTAATATATGCCTGAATAAAACTCACCAGTTCTGCTATTTATATGGCATTTCATATTCCTAGCTTCATCTGTGTAACATAAATTTCCTGGGAATATCTATCTAAATTGTCATCTGCTGCCTGCTGTTTCTATAATGTAGCTTCTGTATGTATAACACAAGCAACTCTTGCAATATCTTATTTGTTCTCCTCTATCTTCTGACATGTTGCTTCAATTAGTACACAATAATGTAATTATTACATACTATTGTAATCATATAAGGAGATATCTAACAAAAACTTCAAAATGGCTCAGATCTTTATTAATTTCTGCACTAAGTCAGTGCATATCACTGACCACACTGTACCTGGAATTCTTGTGGGACACCACCTGAGTTGTGCTCTTCCTGTGCTAAGCAGGCTTTTAACAAAACTTGCCTCTTTTATTCTAGTACAAGGTAAAACCAAGAGATTAGGGGGGGTTGGTGTGGGATTTTTTGTAACTTTTTTGAGCATAAGACTGCAAATGTAGAAAGAGCTTTACAGAAAGGATGCTGTAGCATATTTAAATTTACAACTAAGAGTATTTTTATCATGGCCTCTCAGTAAGTCAAACTACCTTTCTATTGGAATTATAATACTAAATGTAGTAGCATGTCACTGACATTGATACATGTTTAAAGAAATATGGTCTTCTACTCACATAGGCGGTAAGAATACAGTGACTCTCTTGAGGAGATACCTTTTGCTTATTTTAATAAATAGATTAAATTGTATGAAACTTGCTACAGCCAATGGTTGCATAAAACTTCCCTATTTTGATATCTAGTTCCTTTATGTCTGAATGTCTAGACTCTTTATGTTTCAGCTTTTATCTGTGTTAAGTAGGTATTCTGTGGCTTACATGTAGGGAGAAGAAATCTATAGAAGTTAAGAAAAAGTTTTGGTGCATAAATAAGCTTGTAGAATATAAAGTGAAAGTTCTTGACATGGAAAAAATGAAAGCATACAGAGACTTTCTTGGCTGGTCACCACGTTCAATTGAGCAGAGTTGTTATACTTTGCTGACAATACTAATAACTTAAACCATCAATCTATAGGCACAGCTATTCTTAGCAGAACACAGTGGAAACAAACTGCTTTGCTTATGGTATTCACAGCACTGAAGCATGCCCTTAGCAAAGTGGTACAAATGTCAAtatgctgctgagctcctcaaaaCCCCTAACAAGTTATTTGAAGAACAGACAAACCTTCTGGAAGTCTTTGAAAATATAGATCAAATTCTAATACAACCGCTTTCCCCAGATCTGCGCTTGTGAAAAATCTGTTCCCCGTCAAACAATGATAATGACTTTGAGTCAGATCTGTTAGATGGGACTGTGCCTGTGACCTGTGCAAGGACCCTTAAAGTAAAAATACACACATCAAATCTACCTGGAGCTTCAAGAACAGATCCCAGACCTCAAGGACTCAGGTGCTAACCTTGAGTTGTTACCACTCATTTCAGCTCACCTTTGTGACTTTTGCTATTATGATAATAAACTCTCTCTGCTGGAAGCAAGTGTATATTTTGAATCAACGTAAAAATCCAAAGGATAACTGCAGATATTTAATGTAGTATTTATTAGATGGGGAAGAAAATGTACAAAATAAAGCTTTTGGTAATATCCTCAAGAAATTAAGTTACAAGTCAGGAATTGGCACAGTATGCTCTCAGCCAGTTAAATGCTGCATATTATTTTAGCAAATAGTTCTGCTGGCAGTTGTTAACCTCAGGCTATAGAAATACATGTTAGCAGAGGAGTAAAGAGCAACTAGGGAATCTGTTTATTCGCTCCCATAAGAGCTCTTCTGAACTGATACGGAGAGTTATTATTTCAGAATTAATTATAAAGCAGGCACATTGTAAGTGGCATCTTTGCTGgttgattttatttttgtttttatttttgaaaatcaCATTAACAGCATACAACTATTAGCTGGTTtataaataaaatgcaaaatttgTTGTACTATTAGTAGAAAACTATGCTTGATTCCACAATTTTCAGAGAATAAAGGACCTTTTCCAGCTCTTCtctttgggaaaatatttttaaaattcagtaaCTGACATATGGTGTAAAATATTCAGTTCAAAGGAAGAAACAAAGCCAGACAGAAAACACAGACTGGTTTATATTTTTATGAGTATAAGCAGTGTTCCTCCAGTATGGTAGGGATTTCATTCCAACATGTCCTTCAATGTGGCACTAGTATTTTATAATGACTTGCTGCGAGCCCTTTGTGATCTTGACTGTCTCTCTGTCCATTGCTCTTTCAAAGATATGCTCCCTGATACTACACCTGTCAGAGTGGTTTTCTGTCCCCAGAAATAATTTGCTTCTCCTGTCAGGCCGAGCACAGAGCCTTTCCCAAAGAGCCTCTCCTGGGTGGTCATCTGGAAGCATCACCTCGGTGCAGAACAGGCAGGCTGCTGGCTCTGTGTTGCTTCACTTCTCCTcagcactgcccactgccccGAAGGCAGCATTAAATGTTATTCCTGGACTGCACAGCACTATAACTAGATGTGCAGACATGACATTTTGATTGCTAAATTCCAGGCCTATTGACGTTTGTGACAAGGCTCAGAGAAAGCCTCAGCAGAAAAAAAGGATGAAGATGCAGAGGAGGCAATCAGCTGAGGACAGTCAGAGATAAGGATCCAAGTCTCCAGAACCCAAGAAACACAGGGAGGTGTTGCAGCACACCTGAAATGCAGCATTGAGAAGCCTCTCTCATGCAGCATTTGAAAAACAGTCAAAAGCCAGAGCCAAGGTGCTAAAAACAGGCATGTCCAAACAACAGAGAAATTAGATTTCAAGAGTTCTGAACTGTGGGCCTTTCTATAGTCAGAAAACAGAACACAAAGTGAAAGCAGCTGAgtaagaaacaggaaaaaaagcagaagaatATTCCCAGGATTTAAAAGATCTGGAATGATCAAtgagaaaagaggaaaatttACTTAGTATAATTAATACTACAGACATTTTTCTGCATAACGTtttttctgcaacttttctctgcATAACTACAGTGTAAAAAGCATGGCTGCAGTTTTTCCTTGCTGTATATGGTACTTAGAGATAAATCATTTATGGCTCGTGGCTACACTTCAGTGAAACTGATGACATGAAAGTCTGTAGACTTGGGATGAGGCAGTATTTATAATAAAAAAGATCCACCGAGTGAAAGGAATACTAAAATAGTTTCCATTATAATACTGTATCTTCTGATGCTTTTTCATGTTACTATGCTTTAGGAATGTGTGTGATTATCACTAGGTATAAGAATCATGAATCATTCAGACTCCCAAGGATGCCCTTGAAGATGAGTCTCAAATGCAGACACTTGAGAGTTCCTAGATTACCTGCTGGAGCTGGAGAGACTGATTCAAGGTCTTACACTGATAAATTATCAGTTTTCCTGAAATGGCAGAGGTCAGTTGGAGTTACTCTGGTACAAACTGAGGGTAGTCCAATGTACTGTGCTTAACCACCACCTGGTTTTAAAAGCAGATGAGGAAATGCTTGGGTTTGGttatttgttttgggtttttgtgtggttttttttggttgttattGTTTGCTTGgggcttgtttttgtttttaaatagatGTGTCACTTAGCTGTTCATTTATTTAATTTAGTATCTGTAGAAGTTCACATTCTCACCAGAATTATCATCACCTAAAACTATTACATTCAGAATAGATATCAAGAAAGACTTGGTCATCCACAAGTAGGAGTAGCATCCAAAGAAGAGATATTCCTATTTGTAGGGATGAGTAGAAATTTCATATCAGAGATACACGCTGTTCTTTGAAGGGAGAAATAGAACACAGAGCCTTTCAGTTAACAGATACCTGTTGTATGGTGTCACTGCAAATCTCTCAgacttcaaaaaattaaaaattactttgaaatatCAGAGTGAGTTTTCAATTACTCTGAACAGATGGCTTAAGGGGAAAGATGCAAATTTTACTGCTGAcattaaagtaaaaaaattaaCTGATCTGACTCTGGAAAGGAGTAAacaaaattttcttttcatttaattttgaAATATAAGCTAAACATTCTTCTTAAATTACTATCAAAATGCAATAGGAGCAAATAAAAAACTGATTTGGTTGTGCATATTTCTGTGAGTGCCTCAGTACCGAGAGTGTGAAAAATGGAGCCTTAGAAAAATCAGTGATCAATCTTTCTTCCCCCGTCCTTTACTGGTGTTATTCCTTCAGTGTTACCATAGAAGTCAATGGAAATTTAGCCACAGATTTCAAATGGAATACATTGAGCTCTCTGTGTTATAACAAAGAAAGAGATGTTGAAATTTCAGAAGTTACTTTTGCCTTCCAAAATACTCTATTTACCTGGCCTTGTGTCTAAGCCTACTATATAGGAAAAACTCCTATTTAAACCAGCTATTTATTGGTTACAGTGAAGTCTTTTAAAAGATATCTCACAATAatgtatttttcccttttttttaataagggaaaaatattatatataacatatgtattattacatataacatatataaacatatatatgtatatataatttttttctattctctTGAGAGAGAGAAAAACTTCAAACATTACAACTATATTGACTCCATTGTGCTTACTTTTGCCAGTTAATTTCTTGTCCAAATCTCACTGAAGACAATGGTTTTACAGAAACTGTGAGTTTCTTAAGGAAGACGACTTGGAATATACAAAGATAAGCTTCTAAGAATAGGTTTCCCACTCCAAGAGGCGGTAGCTGTTTAACGCAGCTCCCGTGGGTCGGGATAGTGGGTCTGTGTGGTATATTGCGCATTGAATATTGACATTCCCAGCGCGCGCCCGAACGCCGCTGCCCCGCCCCCCGCGCTCGGCGCTGCGGAGCCATTGCCGGGGAGGTTCCTGCCATCTAGCGGCAcccggacagacggacacacggCGACACCGGCACCGGACAGACTCGCACAGACAGCCAGGCTGGAGAAGACCTCTGAGACCATCGAGTCCCACCTGGGGCCAAACACCACCCTGTCCACTACGACACAGCACCAAGGGGCACGTCCTGTCTTTCCTTAAAAAGGATGGgaactccaccacctctctgggcagcccattcccattccagttcttgaagaatttcttcctaatgcgcagcctgaaccttccctggtgcagcttaGGACTATGGCCCCTTGTCCTGGTGCTActggcctgggagaagaggccgatCCTCGGCTACACCCtcttttcagggagttgtagaaagtggtcaggtcacccctgagcctcctcttctccaggcttgaTTCCAGGGCTGGCAAGCAGCACCGGGACATAACCAGTcatcaaccaaaaccaaaacgTGTTCACTTCCAGCAGCAGTCCTCTTGCAAATCTCTTTCCTCTTTGATGTATTGCAAAATATTGCCTCTAATTTATCTTAGCTGATCCAATTTATCTTTAGCTGATCCTTATCTTCCTTCCCTCTCTACTCCACTCTTGTGAAaacccacctggagtgctgcccccagctctggggtGCTCAGCACACGAAGGACCTGTTGGAGTACATCGACCTGTTGGAGCAGGTGCAGAGAAGGACCATGAACATGATCAGAGGGACGGAGCTCCCCTCCTACAAGGAAAGCCTGAGAGGGTCATGGCTTTTCATTCTGGAGGAAATAAGTCTCTGGGGGAGACCTTGCTGTTCCCTTCCAGCAccaaagggagcctacaagaaaactGAAGaaggactttttacaagagcatgtcaTGAGAGGACAAGGGGAACGGCTTCAAACCGGCAGAGAGTAAGTTTAGATTAGGTTATTAGGAATAAATGATTTGCTCTGAGGATGGTGAAACactgtgtgaaaaacaccaatcacttgtttttagaattttaaaagtttaatagtaataaaatggttataaaaatagtaacataattagagtaataaaaatctggacaattaggatttaggacaatacaagacactaaaaaacaaagagttacagacagtccaggtacctctttctgcgcagcataagcccaaaaaaggacacaggttaacagaggattaacccttaaaagcctgttgcatattcatacatctcatatgTGATGCATAActcccattcaaacacaggattctgtctggtcagtgtcaacttcttcctcttaatcctgatggTGTCTTCAGGACTAAGCAAGGCaggaagttcatttcttctgataagagagcaataaattctttgtCTCTGAAAgtttttggtgtcctgtggctgctatctcagtgcgagcctctctttaaaaaaagtatcttacacagcatagtttctattttaccATTATTTTATAACCtagaactatatttaacacactacttaagtcAATTAATGCAGCATAactaacacatataatattaattttaatatttgcgaaaggccaatcataaaatacacatttttcacacacTGAAAcagtttttccagagaaaattgCGGATGCTTCATCCTTGGAGGTGTTCAAGGGCAGGTTGGAGGgaactttgagcaacctggtctagtgaaaggtgcccCTGCACAGGGAGGGCGATTGGAGCtacatttagaaaaaaattaagctcccttccagcccaaaccagtctatgATTCTCTGTCACAGGAAGGAGCCCGGCCCCGAGCGCCTCGGGTTATCAAACGCGGCTCGTGGGGCCGGCAGCGGTGAAGGGAGCGCGCCTGTGGGCCTTCCGCCCCCACGGCCGTGCACGGACTACAGTTCCCAGCTGCCCTCGGAGCGGGCCGGCGCGGCCGCCGCAGCCGAGCGCCCCTGCGCGGGggctgctgggagctgtagtAGGGGGCGGGGAGAAGATGGCGTCCAAGGTGAGCCTGGTGCTGCGGCCGGTGAAGAGTATCGTGGTGCGGTTCTGCCCCTTCGAGCCCAACGTGGAGAGCACCAGGTGAGGGGGCTGCGGGGGCTGCCCTTGCCCGCTCTGTCTGGGCTCCCTCTCTGCAGAAGCCCCGGCGCCCTCCGTGCGCTCTTCCTGCGGCCTTCCGGGCCGCGCGTCTCCCGGCGGGCTTTGGCGCTGGGCTATGGCACCCGGGGCcatcctgtgctgctgtcccGAGGGTCCGTGCCAAGCCGTGCACCCCTTTCACAGCTGTGTGCCCTGAGCTTCAGCAAAGCGCTCAGCCCCGCAGTGTGCTCCGAGCTCCGGCAGAGCGCCCAGCCCCGCAGTGTGTGTGCCCTGAGCTCCGGCAGAGCGCTCAGCCCCGCAGTGTGTGTGCCCCGCAGTGTGCCCTGAGCTCCGGCAGAGCGCCCAGCCCCGCAGTGTGTGTGCCCCGCAGTGTGCCCTGAGCTCCGGCAGAGCGCCCAGCCCCGCAGTGTGTGTACCCTGAGCTCCGGCAGAGCGCCCAGCCCCGCAGTGTGTGTGCCCTGAGCTCCGGCAGAGCGCCCAGCCCCGCAGTGTGTGTGCCCCGCAGTGTGCCCTGAGCTCCGGCAGAGCGCTCAGCCCCGCAGTGTGTGTACCCTGAGCTCCGGCAGAGCGCTCAGCCCCGCAGAGTGTGTGCCCCGAGCTCCGGCAGAGCGCCCAGCCCCGCAGTGTGTCCTGAGCTCCGGCAGAGCGCCCAGCCCCGCATTGTGTGTGCCCCGAGCTCCGGCAGAGCGCCCAGCCCCGCAGTGTGTGTGCCCCGCAGTGTGCCCTGAGCTCCGGCAGAGCGCCCAGCCCCGCATTGTGTGTGCCCCGAGCTCCGGCAGAGCGCCCAGCCCCGCATTGTGTGTGCCCCGCAGTGTGCCCCGAGCTCCGGCAGAGCGCTCAGCCCCGCAGTGTGTGTGCCCCGCAGTGTGTCCTGAGCTCCGGCAGAGCGCCCAGCGCCGCATTGTGTGTGCCCCGCAGTGTGTGTGCCCCGAGCTCCGGCAGAGCGCCCAGCCCCGCAGTGTGTGTGCCCCGCAGTGTGTCCTGAGCTCCGGCAGAGCGCCCAGCCCCGCAGTGTGTGTGCCCCGCCGCGGCTGATCTGTAGCGAGGGCGCAAATCCACTCCCTGTGCTGGTGACGGGCAGGCGGGGCAACAGCAGCTCCTCTATCCCGGTAATTAATCGCTGGAGACATTTAAGAGATTGTGCCTCTCCGGCGATGTTCTGGACAGCAAACAATTCTAAACAATTCCAAAATGCCGTTTTTCAATGACTTTACAGGCGCACCTACTTTTAAAATGAATTTAGTAACACGGCTTAACTTAGAATATCTTTAAACTGCCAGAATAGCAGCTTAAAGTAGCTGTCACGCATTTCAGAAATCAACAGGAGACCAAAGATGTCATATAAATAAATGCTGTCTCAAACCCAAACAAGAAAACATTGGCAAGCAAAtgatgcagaaagaaaaatgaaaatgcctttgctgttaattttttttattattgttactaATCTAGCTAAGAGAAACACAGAAAGTATATACACTGAAGTTTTATGAAGTTCTTTGGTGTGCTTTTTAACGTGTTAGTATATAAGGAATATATACTGAATTTGGATTTTTGGAGTTTAAGAGTGATTCTCTTATAAGAAGTACCTGTCTGAAGTTAAGTCCAAATCCTATTTTGTTTATATGTTGTTGCCTAGCAATATTGAGATGTGCAAATTAATTTTAGAAGTATGTTTAATTTCTGTCTACAACAtacttaatatatttttaatatattttcagaaaatttcTCCAAAGAATTTACCATAAAAAAATCCAAGCTACTAATACAAACTGTGAAGTGACTGCTGATGTGAGACATGATGGATCTGAACCAGTTGTAGATGTTACATTTGGTAAGGAGCTTGTTTCTAAAGAAACAAAAcccctgggtttgtgttgttaCAATGTTATTGTATTCTTTTTTTtataattgccttttttttttgctctggttCATAACTAGATGTTGAACAGctcagaggaaaaaagaaagagggtATCACTAACAGCCTGATATGTCTCTACTGTTGTTAGATCTAATGGATCTTAGATCCAACAACTCACAACACTGGAGCTGAGTGTACTTCTCTAGTGATGTACTTATAACCTTGCAGTCAGGCACAGTTCCAGGAAGGTAAATTTAGCTCTGTTTTTATATAATAATCTGTTTActttccataatttttttttatgttacCTGTGGTGGAGGCATCTCAGTCTTGAGAAGAGAAAGTTGAATACCTTTAGTTGCTTATGCAACTGAGTAGCTGTAATCTGAAGGAGCTGCTCAGCTGGGTGAGGCTCTGCATGTGCAGATGGACCTGCAGAACGAGGTCAACTATGTACAACAAATTTCTGGCTTTCCTTTGAGGGTATAGGGAGCGGGCAGGGAATTGGTGGTGGAGATTTCATCAGTTCTGGAAGCGTCCCAGATTCCAGGCTGTGAACAGATGGCTCTAATCTGCttttgtccttttctctggctGCATCTTCTTTCCTGCTGTGCTGTAATGGACCAATAT
The sequence above is drawn from the Melospiza melodia melodia isolate bMelMel2 chromosome 1, bMelMel2.pri, whole genome shotgun sequence genome and encodes:
- the MRPL53 gene encoding large ribosomal subunit protein mL53, with product MASKVSLVLRPVKSIVVRFCPFEPNVESTRKFLQRIYHKKIQATNTNCEVTADVRHDGSEPVVDVTFADGDRLIMKGAHLTAGEMLTALASRCNAKDLKEEQKSKKKNP